A single window of Mustela erminea isolate mMusErm1 chromosome 4, mMusErm1.Pri, whole genome shotgun sequence DNA harbors:
- the LOC116589461 gene encoding uncharacterized protein LOC116589461, protein MLGEVAQPLLVSARSLVAWEHPQVPPAQWPSRQRDRPRALINKRLGNHRTAVSSALPVSPDPALQIVFSPGCVSSKAHGKRGEGTRLCSRPGQPPGCQVCGHLLAPSQVCGHLLAPSQVCGHLLAPCQVCGHLLAPCQVCGHLLAPSQVCGHLLAPSQVCGHLLAPCQVCGHLLAPSQGIPPACVNIPRHTPKLQTHPWRRASPGPAAQFGSMHANGTGCPHKDGFGKRPVHALEGEMMGLFPWSILEAWENRVWTPYL, encoded by the exons CCTCTGCTGGTTTCCGCCCGGAGCCTGGTCGCATGGGAGCACCCGCAGGTCCCACCCGCTCAGTGGCCTTCCCGGCAGCGGGACAGACCCCGGGCCTTGATTAACAAAAGGTTGGGCAATCACCGTACGGCCGTCAGTTCTGCTCTCCCCGTCTCCCCCGACCCTGCCCTTCAGATCGTTTTCAGCCCCGGCTGCGT TTCTTCGAAGGCGCACGGAAAACGAGGAGAGGGCACGCGGCTCTGTTCCAGGCCCGGGCAGCCCCCCGGCTGCCAGGTCTGCGGGCACCTGCTCGCCCCGAGCCAGGTCTGCGGGCACCTGCTCGCCCCGAGCCAGGTCTGCGGGCACCTGCTCGCCCCGTGCCAGGTCTGCGGGCACCTGCTCGCCCCGTGCCAGGTCTGCGGGCACCTGCTCGCCCCGAGCCAGGTCTGCGGGCACCTGCTCGCCCCGAGCCAGGTCTGCGGGCACCTGCTCGCCCCGTGCCAGGTCTGCGGGCACCTGCTCGCCCCGAGCCAG GGCATCCCACCAGCCTGTGTGAACATCCCAAGACACACTCCCAAGCTTCAAACACACCCTTGGCGAAGAGCAAGTCCAGGGCCGGCTGCCCAGTTTGGGAGCATGCATGCGAATGGCACAGGCTGCCCTCACAAGGATGGCTTCGGAAAGAGGCCTGTGCACGCCCTGGAAGGAGAGATGATGGGGCTGTTTCCGTGGAGCATTCTGGAGGCCTGGGAAAATCGAGTGTGGACTCCATATCTGTAG